Sequence from the Orcinus orca chromosome 11, mOrcOrc1.1, whole genome shotgun sequence genome:
TGCCTATCCCTGGATGACTTGTACCAGTTCCCCAAGCACGAGATCACTGTCACTCTGCAGTGTGCTGGCAACCGGCGGTCTGAGATGACTCGGTTCAAAGAAGTAAGAGGTCTGGAGTGGAGTGCAGGGGCCATTAGCACTGCACGCTGGGCTGGGGCACGGCTCTGTGATGTGTTAGCCCAGGCTGGTCACCAGCTCTCTGAAACTGAGGCCCATGTCTGCTTTGAGGGACTGGACTCAGACCCCACAGGGACTGCCTATGGAGCATCCATCCCCCTGGCTCGGGCCATGGACCCTGAAGCTGAGGTCCTGTTGGCATATGAGATGAATGGGCAGCCTCTGCCTCGTGACCATGGCTTCCCTGTGCGGGTGGTGGTTCCTGGTGTGGTGGGTGCCCGCCATGTCAAATGGCTGGGCAAAGTGAGCGTGGAACCAGAGGAAAGTTACAGCCACTGGCAGCGGCGGGACTACAAAGGCTTCTCTCCATCTGTGGACTGGGACACTGTAGATTTTGACTCGGCTCCATCTATTCAGGAACTTCCTGTCCAGTCAGCCATCACACAGCCCAAAGATGGGGAGACAATAGAGTCAGGGGAGGTGACTGTCAAAGGCTATGCATGGAGTGGTGGAGGAAGAGCTGTGGTCAGGGTGGATGTGTCTCTGGATGGGGGCCTAACCTGGCAGGTGGCTGAGCTGGATGGAGAGGAACAGCGTGCCCGAAAGGCCTGGGCCTGGCGGCTATGGCAGCTGCAAGCCCCTGTGCCAGCTGGGAAAAAAGAATTGAACATCGTTTGTAAGGCTGTAGATGACAGCTACAATGTTCAGCCAGACACAGTGGCCCCAATCTGGAACCTGCGAGGCGTGCTCAGCAATGCCTGGCACCGTGTCCATGTCCATGTTGCTCCATGAGAAAGTGAAATGGAACCATCTACTCTCCAGAACCACCTTCTAAAGCCCTTTCCACACCCATCCCTTGGCCTCATTACCACAAAAAATCCTTCCTTCCACCTCTCCATGTCTTGGATCACAACCCTGACTATGCCTTCTGAAGCCACACACAGGTACATGCATTGCACACTTCCACCCAGGCACCTGCTCCCCTTTGACTGGAGGTGTTACATACCCCTCCTGGCCGCTGACCCAGTGCCTTAGAGGAGGTAAGAGCTGCTGGAGCAAAGGGCTAGAAGTAGGAAAAGTAATTCTGGAAGTAAGTGCTATTTTCTCTACCTACCCTATCTCCATTTCTAATGACTGTCACCACTGAGgccttacttttcttttcttcttggattCTTCAGAGAATGTGTGAGGATATGTGTAAGAAAAGTGTATATGCAACTTTTTACTACGTCTCTAGGTTGCCAGGGGTCGTGAAGGGCGCAACTCTCTCCCTTTATTGTTCCACTTTTCtaaatacatcaataaaatatCTGTTTAAGACTACCActctgaaaaagcaaaaaaagattaTGACCTTTGGGACTTGTTGAGGCTGCGGAGCGAGCAAGTTGCAGGAGGGCGGTGCACTGATTGGTACTGGGATATCTAGTGagacaacccaaaacaaacaaggtggggggaagggaaaaaggaagcagGGGCAGGGAAGTCAAGATTGGGGTTTCCTTCTCTGAAGTCGCAGTATGTGCGGGGCTACTTAGGTGAATGACCTCAGGATACCCCCCAAGAGAGGAAATTTTTTTTGATTCGGCATCCTTAAGCCCCTCCCCACACAATTCCTACGCATTTGGCAGGAAAGGCAAAGAATGCTAAGAGGTCAAAATCAATATTGTCTTGGGGCGGCAAAGGCAAAACTTGGCACTAGGGGCAGATGTGCCAAGGCAACTAGGGCGTCCAACCGTGGCCTTGTTTGCAACGTAGATGCAGATGAAGGGGCAGTCATTTAGTTACCCTTTGCCTGCGACCGCGCCCTTAGGACTTGAATCTTTCGGCGCTCGGCTACTCTCCCCTAGCTCTTCCTCCCTTGTCTCCCCGGCTTGTGGGCGCTCGGTGTTCAGCCACGCCGCCTGTCGCCTGGTAGTGGGGCCGGAAGTTGTTCGGGGGAGGGGGGACAGCCGTGCTGGGGGGGTTTATGGGGGGGGCCCGTCCCTCCTCAGGTGAAGCAGCTGATGGAGATGGAGCCGCCGCCGCCCCTGAGCGCCCGGGTCCCGCCTCCGGCCCGGTTGCGGCCGGCTCAGTGACCCCACTCCCCCCGCACTGGGCCGCCCGGGCCAGAGTGGGGGAcccccgccgccccgccccctTCTCCCCCAATACCttaccctctccctctcccacccagccTGCGCGCGCGCGGAGCTCCCTCAGGTGAGTGAGGGGCGGGGTTTGGGCGAAGCGCGAGGGGCGGGGCCTCGGccgccgggggcggggcctgagggGCTTGGGTGTGAAGGGAGGGGGACACGTGGGTGGGGGCCAGGCGGGAAGAGGGTCGCTGGGTGGGTTGCGGCCCAAGGGAGGAAGCTGGCATGGAGGGTTTGGAGCGAGGCCACAGGATTGAGGGAGATGTAGCAGGGACCTAGGCGTCCTAAAAGGGCGGGAGATGGGTCACGGCAGAGGACCGAGGACAGGCGGGAGCTGGTGTGCGCGAGGCTCCTTCGTGGGGTACAGCTGGGGTAGAACAGAAGGACAGGACAGCTGGGGTAGAACAGAAGGACAGGACGGAGAAAGGAGAATTAGACTGGGTACCTGGGCAAAGAAACGAGAGGCGGCGCGGGGTTGGGTGGGGGCAAGGTGTCCGTCAAGAAGGTTAGAGAGAAAGACATAGGCCTAAGTGGGAAGACTGGGAGGCAGTGAGCAGAGTGGGAGAAACATGTGGTAGAGAAGAAACTTAGGGTGGAGCGAAAAGTGCTGTCTGGGGTACTATGTAGGGTGAA
This genomic interval carries:
- the SUOX gene encoding sulfite oxidase, mitochondrial yields the protein MLLLHRTVVPGLRQAYRLKSAPSRLCIRACSTNDSFQPQCSSHAISGDNSSTRGWRVMGTLLGLGAVLAYHDHRCRAAEESPRLYTREEVRSHSSPETGIWVTLGSEVFDVTEFVDLHPGGPSKLMLAAGGPLEPFWALYAVHNQSHVREILAQYKIGELSPDDKAASILKTSDPYADDPIRHPALKVNSQRPFNAEPPPELLTENYITPNPIFFTRNHLPVPNLDPDTYRLHVVGPPGGQSLCLSLDDLYQFPKHEITVTLQCAGNRRSEMTRFKEVRGLEWSAGAISTARWAGARLCDVLAQAGHQLSETEAHVCFEGLDSDPTGTAYGASIPLARAMDPEAEVLLAYEMNGQPLPRDHGFPVRVVVPGVVGARHVKWLGKVSVEPEESYSHWQRRDYKGFSPSVDWDTVDFDSAPSIQELPVQSAITQPKDGETIESGEVTVKGYAWSGGGRAVVRVDVSLDGGLTWQVAELDGEEQRARKAWAWRLWQLQAPVPAGKKELNIVCKAVDDSYNVQPDTVAPIWNLRGVLSNAWHRVHVHVAP